The following coding sequences are from one Synechococcales cyanobacterium T60_A2020_003 window:
- a CDS encoding glycosyltransferase, giving the protein MTISRLNERESGAAIGLKRLVPRMATLVMLGLGALFVAVGVSWQLGQPTIANGFAQLEALQDAPPLGVQVIFSQPDLLLAPTIGLLLIVFGVMKLSPTPQPWSRWVVVSIILILTGRYVLWRSLSSLNLNTPLNGMFSLLLLGFELITIITGSLQLLLLLRRRDRRREADLYSEAVLSGDFLPSVDVMIPTYDEPAFILRRTIIGCQAMEYPNKTIYLLDDTRRPEIRTLAHELGCQYLTRPDNRFAKAGNLNHAIAQTSGELITVFDADFVPTKNFLTRTVGFFQQPQIALVQTPQSFYNIDPVTRNLGLEKITPPEEETFYDHIQPLKDGAGGVVCAGTSFVVRRRSLEEVGGFVTESLSEDYFTAIRIAAQGHQVIYLNEKLSAGLAAENIAAHAMQRVRWGQGTLQAFFISSNPLTIPGLSLMQRLSHLEGLLNWFSITSRVIFLLMPLAYAFLGVIPVQSKGVELVYFFLPYYAVQLCVFAWLNGRSRSAFLSDVYSVVLCLPLSVVVLRAILRPFGKSFKVTPKGTASSRFVFNWTLAWPLLALFIATAVSIWMIMNDGIDPLGLSGVETADMPTFGLGWFWSAYNLFILGIALWAMVDAPNPYTSPWFDLQRRVTLHIQAQSVTRDNSVYPFVQTGRRLQATAVLEATSTPRTTVVDEITDHASIGHSSGDRSPNEVLWGTTTLMSEAGAEIRLSQASSLSIYPESPVPVTLTLLEDRLTIPCRMVRTRSDQGKTIVRVEFQPLPLAQQRRLIELLFCRPGQWMRLNVPNEWRSLLYMVRALLMPRFLFGRSRDISAVQVNQD; this is encoded by the coding sequence ATGACCATTTCACGGCTGAATGAACGAGAGAGTGGCGCAGCAATTGGGTTAAAACGCCTTGTTCCTCGGATGGCGACGCTGGTCATGCTAGGGCTTGGAGCCTTATTTGTGGCAGTGGGAGTGTCCTGGCAGTTGGGACAGCCTACGATCGCCAACGGATTTGCCCAATTAGAAGCTCTTCAAGATGCCCCGCCGCTGGGTGTACAGGTTATCTTTAGTCAGCCAGATTTGCTGTTAGCCCCTACCATTGGGCTTTTGCTGATTGTGTTTGGCGTGATGAAGCTATCGCCAACGCCGCAGCCTTGGTCGCGTTGGGTTGTGGTCAGCATTATTTTGATCTTGACCGGGCGTTATGTGCTGTGGCGATCGCTCTCCAGCCTGAATCTCAACACACCGCTCAACGGTATGTTTAGCCTGCTATTGCTGGGATTTGAGCTGATTACCATCATTACGGGTAGTCTCCAACTGCTGTTGCTGTTGCGAAGGCGCGATCGCCGCCGTGAGGCTGATTTGTACTCTGAGGCTGTTCTGTCTGGGGACTTTCTGCCCTCGGTGGATGTGATGATTCCCACCTACGACGAGCCAGCGTTCATTTTGCGCCGCACGATTATTGGGTGTCAGGCGATGGAGTATCCCAACAAAACCATCTATCTGCTAGACGATACCCGCCGCCCCGAAATCCGCACCCTTGCCCATGAACTGGGATGCCAATACCTCACCCGTCCCGATAATCGCTTTGCCAAGGCCGGGAACCTGAACCATGCGATCGCCCAAACGAGCGGTGAATTAATTACCGTATTTGACGCTGACTTTGTGCCTACGAAGAATTTCCTGACACGCACTGTGGGCTTTTTCCAACAGCCTCAGATTGCCCTTGTACAAACGCCGCAGTCGTTTTACAACATTGATCCCGTAACCCGAAATTTAGGATTAGAAAAAATCACTCCCCCCGAAGAAGAAACCTTCTATGACCACATTCAACCGCTGAAAGATGGTGCAGGCGGCGTAGTCTGTGCCGGAACCTCCTTTGTGGTGCGGCGGCGATCGCTGGAGGAGGTCGGTGGATTTGTCACGGAGTCGTTAAGTGAAGACTACTTTACGGCGATTCGCATTGCCGCCCAAGGCCACCAAGTCATCTATCTCAACGAAAAACTGAGTGCGGGGCTAGCCGCAGAAAACATTGCTGCCCATGCCATGCAGCGGGTGCGGTGGGGACAGGGTACCTTGCAGGCTTTCTTTATCTCATCCAACCCCCTCACCATTCCAGGGCTATCCCTAATGCAGCGACTCAGCCATTTGGAGGGACTCTTAAACTGGTTTAGCATTACGTCCCGCGTTATCTTTCTGCTGATGCCCTTGGCCTATGCTTTTCTGGGAGTGATTCCTGTTCAAAGCAAAGGCGTGGAATTGGTGTACTTTTTTCTGCCCTACTATGCGGTGCAGCTTTGTGTGTTCGCATGGCTAAATGGGCGATCGCGGTCGGCATTTCTATCCGATGTCTACTCCGTCGTGTTGTGCCTTCCCCTCTCGGTGGTGGTGCTCCGAGCCATACTGCGTCCCTTTGGCAAGAGTTTTAAGGTAACGCCGAAGGGAACCGCAAGTTCACGCTTTGTCTTTAACTGGACGCTGGCATGGCCGCTGCTAGCTCTCTTTATTGCTACGGCAGTCAGCATTTGGATGATTATGAATGACGGGATTGATCCGTTGGGACTGAGCGGGGTCGAAACCGCAGATATGCCTACCTTTGGGTTGGGTTGGTTTTGGAGTGCCTACAATCTCTTTATCTTGGGGATTGCACTCTGGGCAATGGTTGATGCACCAAATCCGTACACATCCCCGTGGTTTGATCTCCAGCGTCGGGTCACACTGCACATCCAAGCGCAGAGCGTCACACGGGATAATTCTGTTTATCCCTTTGTGCAAACGGGACGTAGATTACAGGCCACTGCGGTTCTGGAAGCAACCTCTACCCCCCGAACAACAGTTGTGGATGAGATTACCGATCATGCTTCGATAGGTCATTCATCGGGCGATCGCTCCCCCAATGAGGTGCTGTGGGGAACAACGACCTTAATGTCGGAAGCGGGAGCCGAGATCCGGCTTAGCCAGGCGTCGTCCCTCAGCATTTATCCAGAGTCTCCGGTTCCGGTCACGCTAACTCTACTGGAAGATAGACTGACCATTCCATGCCGCATGGTGCGAACAAGGTCTGATCAGGGGAAAACTATCGTGCGGGTTGAATTTCAGCCTTTGCCCTTGGCTCAGCAGCGTCGGTTAATCGAGCTACTCTTCTGTCGGCCTGGACAGTGGATGCGACTGAATGTGCCTAACGAATGGCGATCGCTCTTGTATATGGTTCGGGCTTTGCTCATGCCGCGCTTCCTGTTTGGGCGATCGCGCGATATCTCTGCTGTCCAGGTTAACCAAGATTAA
- a CDS encoding ATP-binding cassette domain-containing protein has product MSIINVDHLSKRYPVAVKEPGLAGTLRHFFRRTYRNVDAVREISFAIEPGEVVGFLGPNGAGKTTTLKMLTGLIHPSSGDVRVAGYVPYRRETDFLKQITLVMGQKQQLIWDLPTMDSLTINGAIYGLSDAELRDRVGELAELLSLQDKLTQPVRKLSLGERMKAELLAALIHRPTVLFLDEPTLGLDVNAQVSVREFLKEYNQRYGATVLLTSHYMADITALCDRVLLIYSGQLIYDGNLDELLERFAPYREVQVELANTSAEKGCSEDIRRKLESFGDVEDMDGCIVRLIIRREDLTQTVARILVDLEVTDLTVTDPPVEEVIGRVFQQGAIA; this is encoded by the coding sequence ATGTCAATCATTAACGTTGACCACCTAAGCAAGCGCTACCCAGTCGCGGTCAAAGAGCCGGGATTGGCAGGCACCCTGCGCCATTTCTTCCGCCGCACCTACCGAAACGTGGATGCAGTGCGAGAGATTAGCTTTGCCATCGAACCGGGGGAAGTCGTTGGCTTTTTGGGCCCTAACGGAGCAGGCAAAACCACTACGCTCAAAATGCTCACTGGACTCATCCATCCCTCTAGCGGTGACGTTCGGGTGGCGGGATACGTACCCTATCGGCGGGAGACGGACTTTTTGAAGCAAATTACCCTGGTGATGGGGCAAAAGCAGCAGCTTATCTGGGATTTGCCAACGATGGACTCGCTCACCATTAATGGCGCGATTTACGGGTTATCAGACGCAGAATTGCGCGATCGCGTCGGAGAACTGGCCGAACTCCTATCCCTTCAAGACAAACTGACTCAACCTGTTCGTAAACTGTCCCTGGGGGAACGGATGAAGGCCGAACTCTTGGCCGCCCTGATCCACCGTCCGACCGTTTTATTCCTCGATGAACCCACCCTGGGATTAGACGTGAACGCCCAGGTCAGCGTGCGCGAGTTTTTGAAGGAATACAACCAGCGTTACGGGGCAACGGTGCTGCTCACCAGTCACTACATGGCTGATATTACTGCTCTGTGCGATCGCGTCTTGCTGATTTACAGTGGGCAACTGATTTATGACGGCAATCTCGACGAACTGCTGGAACGCTTTGCCCCCTATCGTGAGGTGCAGGTGGAATTGGCAAACACCTCGGCGGAAAAGGGCTGTTCTGAGGATATTCGCCGGAAGTTGGAATCCTTTGGTGACGTGGAGGATATGGACGGCTGTATCGTGCGGTTGATTATCCGGCGCGAGGACTTGACCCAAACCGTTGCGCGAATTTTGGTGGATCTAGAAGTGACTGATCTAACCGTGACCGATCCCCCGGTGGAAGAGGTCATCGGTCGGGTGTTTCAACAAGGAGCGATCGCCTGA
- a CDS encoding ABC-2 family transporter protein, whose product MLQWIRHPWKVARVLTSVYYAYMVEYRAELLFWMLSGSLPIILMGVWVQASQSGQFAFSSIEFVRYFLAVFIVRQFTVVWVIWEFERQVVEGTLSPKLLQPLDPGWHHFISHFAERFARLPFIVVLIGFFFVLYPQALWFPGVGTCLLFVLLLFLSFVLRFAIQYTLAMFSFWIERAVAIEQFWFLFYLFLSGLIAPIEIFPPVVQRIVLWTPFPYMIGFPASLLIGRPVNVVAGIAALVGWSAIFMVANRWLWRQGLKRYSGMGA is encoded by the coding sequence ATGCTGCAATGGATTCGTCATCCTTGGAAGGTTGCCCGCGTCTTAACCTCGGTTTATTACGCCTACATGGTGGAATATCGCGCCGAACTGCTGTTTTGGATGCTGTCCGGCAGTTTGCCCATTATCCTGATGGGGGTGTGGGTGCAGGCGTCCCAGTCAGGGCAGTTTGCCTTTTCATCGATTGAGTTTGTCCGCTATTTTCTGGCGGTGTTCATCGTGCGTCAGTTCACGGTGGTCTGGGTGATCTGGGAATTTGAACGACAGGTCGTAGAGGGAACGCTATCGCCCAAATTACTGCAACCCCTGGATCCCGGCTGGCATCACTTTATTTCGCACTTTGCCGAGCGCTTCGCCCGCTTGCCCTTCATTGTGGTGCTGATTGGGTTCTTCTTTGTGCTGTATCCGCAAGCCCTGTGGTTTCCAGGGGTGGGAACCTGTCTGCTGTTTGTGCTGCTGCTGTTTTTGTCCTTCGTGCTGCGGTTTGCGATTCAGTACACCCTGGCAATGTTTTCCTTTTGGATTGAGCGAGCCGTTGCCATTGAGCAGTTTTGGTTTCTGTTCTACCTATTCCTATCAGGACTGATTGCCCCCATCGAGATCTTTCCGCCCGTCGTTCAGCGAATTGTGCTGTGGACGCCCTTCCCCTACATGATTGGCTTTCCGGCGAGTTTACTGATTGGTCGTCCGGTGAATGTAGTCGCAGGGATCGCCGCCTTAGTCGGGTGGAGCGCGATCTTTATGGTTGCGAATCGCTGGCTGTGGCGACAGGGGCTAAAGCGCTATTCCGGCATGGGGGCTTAA
- a CDS encoding phospholipid carrier-dependent glycosyltransferase, which produces MVVVQSNEFEGGVPSRLRFWLGVAGIALLSLGLHFWRLGQFNTLVFDEVYYARFAGHYLLGQQLFGGHPPLSTYIIVLGIWIAQRTPIGDGGIQNGLTGLMLSPVDYRWIDALTGSLLPLLAIALACQLGIVAGVSETRRQCYGLVAGLFFALDGFFLVESRYALINIYMVFLGLLGLWAVLWAMAGKRLWRWRLHSGFLLAGIALGASVAVKWNGLGFMLGLYVLLGLSYMLHGWARWQTGHAGLGRSLVARFASIPLGCGILYWAIVPALTYYLAWIPYIRLNPERNFWQWHAYTLDYHSRIGGPDIHPYCSAWYTWPLMLRPIAYFFKTAHARGEPAPVIGPPLPNSQWAIAYDVHAMGNPFSWWLGTAAIALVLVMVLVGLWQWFFSSSTQPLMLQSSSFGIALFLGVQWAANWLPWLLVSRCVFIYHYMSALAFALLAIAWFVSLWLQSVIPSHRLMGMTIVWIVVVAFVFWVPLYLGIPLSGAELHWRQWIPSWV; this is translated from the coding sequence ATGGTGGTTGTCCAATCTAATGAGTTTGAGGGTGGCGTTCCTAGTCGTTTACGCTTTTGGCTAGGCGTTGCTGGAATTGCCCTGCTGTCCCTAGGACTCCATTTTTGGCGACTGGGGCAGTTTAATACCCTCGTGTTTGATGAGGTGTACTATGCCCGATTCGCAGGTCATTACCTGTTGGGGCAGCAGTTGTTTGGTGGACATCCCCCCCTCAGCACCTACATTATTGTCCTAGGAATTTGGATCGCCCAGCGGACTCCCATTGGCGATGGGGGTATTCAAAATGGGCTGACGGGGTTAATGCTGTCCCCGGTGGACTATCGCTGGATTGATGCGCTTACAGGCAGCTTGCTCCCTCTGCTGGCGATCGCCCTCGCGTGTCAACTGGGCATCGTGGCAGGGGTATCTGAGACGCGGCGGCAATGCTACGGCCTGGTAGCCGGACTCTTTTTTGCCCTGGATGGCTTTTTTTTGGTGGAGTCTCGCTATGCCCTGATCAACATCTACATGGTGTTTTTGGGGCTATTGGGACTGTGGGCGGTGCTGTGGGCGATGGCGGGGAAGCGGCTGTGGCGATGGCGACTGCATAGCGGATTCCTACTGGCGGGGATTGCGTTGGGGGCATCCGTGGCGGTGAAGTGGAATGGCCTGGGCTTTATGCTCGGTCTCTATGTTCTGCTGGGACTGTCTTATATGCTGCACGGCTGGGCACGATGGCAAACCGGACATGCAGGACTGGGGCGATCGCTCGTGGCGCGATTTGCCTCTATTCCGCTGGGCTGTGGGATTTTGTACTGGGCGATCGTGCCTGCCTTGACCTACTATTTAGCCTGGATTCCCTACATTCGACTAAATCCAGAGCGCAATTTTTGGCAGTGGCACGCCTATACCCTGGACTACCACAGTCGGATTGGCGGGCCAGATATTCACCCCTACTGCTCGGCTTGGTATACCTGGCCGCTGATGCTGCGCCCGATCGCCTATTTCTTCAAAACCGCCCACGCCCGTGGCGAACCTGCCCCTGTGATCGGCCCGCCGCTTCCCAACAGCCAATGGGCGATCGCCTACGATGTTCACGCGATGGGCAATCCGTTTTCGTGGTGGTTGGGCACAGCGGCGATCGCCCTCGTGCTCGTGATGGTACTGGTTGGACTCTGGCAGTGGTTTTTCTCATCTAGCACCCAGCCCTTGATGCTCCAAAGCAGCAGTTTTGGAATTGCGCTATTCCTGGGGGTGCAGTGGGCGGCAAACTGGTTGCCCTGGCTGTTGGTCAGCCGCTGTGTATTTATCTATCACTACATGAGTGCGCTGGCATTTGCGCTGTTGGCGATCGCCTGGTTTGTGAGTCTGTGGCTGCAAAGCGTCATTCCTAGCCACAGACTGATGGGCATGACCATTGTTTGGATCGTAGTAGTGGCCTTTGTGTTTTGGGTGCCGCTCTATTTAGGCATTCCCCTCAGCGGCGCAGAGCTACACTGGCGGCAGTGGATCCCCTCCTGGGTTTAA